In Leguminivora glycinivorella isolate SPB_JAAS2020 chromosome 19, LegGlyc_1.1, whole genome shotgun sequence, a single genomic region encodes these proteins:
- the LOC125236744 gene encoding glucose dehydrogenase [FAD, quinone]-like, which produces MWACDPAFTTPILQSYSAAGPLFVQALQGFFAAQCALAGDHLWPADATEAVLQDPNYDFIVVGAGSAGAVLANRLTEVADWKVLLVEAGGNPSLGTMIPQAFFSNIGGPDDWGYRPIPQEGACRSYATKSCAWPRGKTLGGCSAINGMYYVRGNRLDYDEWAAAGNHGWSYDEVLPYFKKSENFTGTLNEDTTPYHGTGGYLSVEDTKNVHDIEKLLIQAATEIGIEALYDVSGKNQMGITRTFTTTKNGVRHSTASAFLSPIKQRKNLHVIKNTMATKILFKPNTRDVESIVLNKNGRDVVVKAKKEIIISAGAINSPQLLMLSGIGPRKHLEDLNIDVKLDLPVGENLQDHVYIPTYFTMPGDKDTLGLLQITGAFAEFITQNTGILSDTSPHKVISFYNTTDPKASSPDVQFHHVLVPPNSYNLLDIYSVHGMNDDLIKKFREVNENNHILLMVLVLLRPKSKGRIILKSTDPHDYPLIYANYFQEQDDVLTIIRGFKQYSLKMGDTNTFKHIGLKQQWIEIEACKKFETDSDDFIECVARETTFSLYHPVGTVKMGPDGDASSVVDPELKVKHVTGLRVVDASIMPDITRGNTNAPTIMIAEKAADMIKAFWSKGHTEL; this is translated from the exons ATGTGGGCGTGTGACCCAGCGTTCACGACTCCGATCCTGCAGAGCTACAGTGCAGCAGGGCCGCTGTTCGTCCAAGCTCTGCAGGGGTTCTTTGCGGCACAGTGCGCCTTGGCTGGTGACCACTTGTGGCCTGCTGACGCTACTGAAGCTGTACTCCAAG ATCCCAATTATGACTTCATCGTGGTGGGGGCAGGATCGGCTGGTGCCGTGTTGGCGAACCGTCTCACAGAAGTGGCAGACTGGAAAGTTCTACTCGTGGAGGCGGGTGGAAACCCCTCCTTAGGAACTATG ATACCACAAGCATTTTTCAGTAACATAGGAGGGCCGGATGATTGGGGCTACCGGCCAATCCCTCAAGAAGGAGCCTGTCGGTCCTACGCCACGAAGAGCTGCGCCTGGCCCCGAGGCAAGACCCTCGGCGGCTGCAGCGCCATCAACGGCATGTACTACGTTAGGGGAAACAGGCTCGACTACGACGAGTGGGCCGCCGCCGGCAACCACGGCTGGAGCTACGACGAAGTCCTCCCCTATTTCAAGAAAAGTGAAAACTTCACTGGAACCCTCAACGAAGACACAACCCCGTACCATGGCACTGGAGGATACCTAAGCGTAGAAGACACTAAAAATGTCCATGACATTGAAAAACTACTTATACAAGCTGCTACGGAAATTGGCATTGAAGCGCTGTATGACGTAAGCGGTAAGAACCAAATGGGCATCACCCGAACATTCACCACAACCAAAAATGGAGTCAGGCACAGCACAGCATCCGCATTTCTAAGCCCAATAAAACAACGCAAGAATCTACACGTCATCAAAAATACGATGGCTACGAAAATTTTGTTTAAACCGAACACCCGGGATGTGGAAAGTATAGTTTTGAATAAGAATGGTAGAGATGTTGTAGTAAAAGCgaaaaaagaaataataatatcaGCTGGTGCTATTAACTCACCCCAGTTGTTAATGTTGTCTGGTATAGGGCCTCGAAAACATTTAGAAGACTTAAATATCGATGTTAAACTGGATTTACCTGTAGGTGAAAACTTACAAGATCACGTGTATATTCCCACCTACTTCACCATGCCCGGCGATAAAGATACCCTTGGACTACTTCAAATTACAGGAGCGTTTGCAGAATTCATCACGCAAAACACAGGAATACTCTCGGATACCAGTCCTCATAAAGTGATTTCTTTCTACAATACCACGGATCCCAAGGCCAGCAGTCCAGATGTACAATTTCATCACGTATTGGTGCCTCCAAACTCTTATAACCTTTTGGACATTTATAGTGTTCACGGTATGAATGATGACTTAATAAAAAAGTTCCGCGAAGTAAATGAGAACAATCATATACTTCTAATGGTCTTAGTTTTGTTGAGACCAAAGTCTAAAGGACGCATTATCCTCAAGAGCACCGATCCTCATGACTATCCATTGATTTATGCCAACTACTTCCAAGAGCAAGATGACGTCTTAACTATAATTAGGGGTTTCAAACAATACTCATTAAAAATGGGAGATACGAATACATTTAAGCATATTGGGCTAAAGCAACAATGGATCGAAATAGAAGCTTGCAAAAAGTTCGAGACAGATTCAGACGACTTTATAGAATGTGTTGCAAGAGAAACTACATTTTCCCTTTATCATCCCGTTGGAACTGTCAAAATGGGACCGGATGGGGATGCCAGTTCAGTAGTCGACCCGGAGTTAAAGGTTAAACATGTAACAGGTCTAAGAGTGGTGGATGCCAGTATCATGCCAGATATCACGCGAGGTAATACAAACGCTCCAACAATCATGATTGCTGAGAAAGCAGCTGATATGATAAAAGCATTTTGGTCTAAAGGGCATACGGaattataa